One Peterkaempfera bronchialis DNA window includes the following coding sequences:
- a CDS encoding ScbA/BarX family gamma-butyrolactone biosynthesis protein, giving the protein MNPLAVQVPHTDTEQQKLTFDRGVPRTLVHKTAVSEVLLTDAVRIGSNRYTVAAQWPQHHTLFGSGICPAGTADPQLLVETVRQSGIYLSHVYYGVPQHHPFVLTSLEYELEPPTARSAARTAPHSVLVDVACRLDAGVDDRFGMTLDATLVADGRLEGRVGLCWQALSPERYQRVRYPRGRGRTTPVRPHAAILDLPPPVLPPRTFGRLHQRDTMLAAGCTPDSWQLRLDTAHPVYFDHSCDHIPGMSLIESFNQAAALSSAQATGADPALLRWTLESSAVSFLAFGELDAPVTITAEPVPEPSELGRQPVRVAAEQDGRLLAAAALIGVLTSAAAGGAQ; this is encoded by the coding sequence ATGAATCCGTTAGCTGTCCAGGTGCCGCACACCGACACAGAGCAGCAGAAGCTGACTTTCGACCGAGGGGTGCCCCGCACCCTGGTCCACAAGACGGCCGTGTCGGAGGTCCTGCTGACCGACGCCGTCCGCATCGGGTCGAACCGGTACACAGTCGCGGCGCAATGGCCCCAGCACCACACCCTGTTCGGCTCCGGCATCTGCCCGGCCGGCACCGCCGATCCGCAGTTGCTGGTCGAGACCGTCCGGCAGAGCGGCATCTACCTCTCGCACGTGTACTACGGCGTGCCGCAGCACCACCCGTTTGTGCTGACGAGCCTCGAGTACGAACTCGAACCGCCCACCGCCCGGTCAGCCGCCCGCACCGCTCCGCACTCCGTGCTGGTGGACGTCGCCTGCCGGCTCGACGCCGGGGTCGACGACCGTTTCGGGATGACCCTGGATGCCACCCTGGTCGCGGACGGCCGTCTCGAAGGCCGGGTCGGCCTCTGCTGGCAGGCCCTCAGCCCCGAGCGCTACCAGCGTGTGCGCTACCCGCGCGGACGCGGGAGGACCACGCCCGTCCGACCGCATGCGGCGATCCTCGACCTGCCCCCGCCGGTGCTGCCGCCTCGGACCTTCGGCCGGCTCCACCAGCGGGACACGATGCTCGCCGCGGGCTGCACCCCGGACAGCTGGCAGCTGCGCCTCGACACCGCGCACCCTGTCTACTTCGATCACTCCTGCGACCACATACCCGGCATGTCGCTGATCGAGTCCTTCAACCAGGCTGCGGCGCTGTCCTCGGCGCAGGCCACCGGAGCCGATCCAGCCCTGCTGCGCTGGACCCTGGAATCCAGCGCCGTCTCGTTCCTCGCCTTCGGTGAACTGGACGCGCCCGTGACGATCACGGCGGAGCCGGTACCGGAGCCGTCCGAGCTCGGACGGCAACCCGTACGCGTCGCAGCCGAGCAGGACGGGAGACTGCTCGCCGCCGCTGCCCTCATCGGCGTCCTCACCAGCGCGGCGGCGGGCGGAGCCCAATGA